Part of the Thermoplasmata archaeon genome is shown below.
TTCCCAGAAAGGCCTCTTGGAGAAGTGGTGAAAGGCAAGGAAGTTTATGTGCTTGAGATGAATTATGGAAAGATGGTTGCAGAGGTAGAAAGAGCGGCTTATAAAGCGGGTGCGAAAAATGTGGAATTTCTACCAAAGCTGGGTGGTGAGATTCACAGTGTAGAAGAAGTGGAAAAATTCGTGGGGGTGAGATAGAATGGAGATTGAAGAATTTTTCCGCATGGACCGCTGGCCCAACAGTTATTGTCCTGGTTGCGGCAATGGAATTGTGATGAACTGCATGCACAGAGCGATGCGGGACATGGTGAATCTAGATAGGTTGGTTATGGTTGGGGGAATTGGTTGCTCTGCAAGAATAGACGGCTATGTGTTTTCAGATGCAATCCATACCACGCATGGAAGAGCAATCGCATTTGCTACAGGGATAAAACTTGGGAATCCGGAGCTTGATGTGATTGTGATTGGTGGTGATGGAGACATTGGAGCCATTGGTGGTAATCACTTGATAAATGCAGCAAGAAGGAACATGGACCTGCTTGTGATTTGTGTAAATAACTGGATATACGGGATGACCGGTGGACAGATATCACCAGCATCCCCACATGAGTGCATGAGCACCACAACACCCCTTGGTAACCCAGAATACTCTTTTGAGTTTGTGAAGTTAGTGGCAGAATGCGGAGCTAATTATGCTGCTAGATGGAGCATTACCCATCCATTCCAGTTGGTGAACTGTCTGAAAACCGCATTTCAGAAAAAAGGCTTCAGATTTGTGGAAGTGCTCTCCATCTGTCCTACTGGCTTCGGAAGAAACAACAAGATTAATGAGCCAGCTGAACTTTACAAATTCCTCAAAGAAAAAACTTACATAATGAAGGATGAGAATAGAATTGCGGTCAATCTGGATGGTAAATTCCCGCTCGGGGAGTTTGCCAACATAGATAGAGAAAGCTACATTGAAAGCTTGAAAAAAATAAGGGGGTAAGAAAAATGGTAAAACTACCAGAATATGTGGGTAAGGAGATTTTCAAGAAATACGGAATACCGGTGCCAGATGGTAAAGTGTTTCGC
Proteins encoded:
- a CDS encoding thiamine pyrophosphate-dependent enzyme; its protein translation is MEIEEFFRMDRWPNSYCPGCGNGIVMNCMHRAMRDMVNLDRLVMVGGIGCSARIDGYVFSDAIHTTHGRAIAFATGIKLGNPELDVIVIGGDGDIGAIGGNHLINAARRNMDLLVICVNNWIYGMTGGQISPASPHECMSTTTPLGNPEYSFEFVKLVAECGANYAARWSITHPFQLVNCLKTAFQKKGFRFVEVLSICPTGFGRNNKINEPAELYKFLKEKTYIMKDENRIAVNLDGKFPLGEFANIDRESYIESLKKIRG